A genomic window from Lentibacter algarum includes:
- a CDS encoding DUF6778 family protein produces MKLMKAALVVAMGLSISGCASMDVATRNAPFVGGKEQQILSQPVAVNDIKVNVSRELRVSEAELYYPVADIVWRGDVRGDRYEQVSAIFESSAKAAAQNLTVGQKANIEIDVLRFHSVTDKARYTVGGNHSITFMLSVKDPETGLDLMAPRKIKSDLHAFGGQEAIAADARGETQKKRVSAHLVNVIHKELSASVAPEAIVSRNAQASLPFAPVASQNSLY; encoded by the coding sequence ATGAAACTTATGAAAGCAGCACTCGTTGTCGCAATGGGCCTGAGCATTTCTGGCTGTGCGAGCATGGATGTGGCCACCCGCAACGCACCGTTTGTGGGCGGAAAAGAGCAACAAATTTTGAGCCAGCCGGTGGCTGTGAATGACATCAAAGTGAATGTGTCACGGGAGCTACGTGTTTCGGAAGCCGAGCTTTATTACCCTGTTGCAGATATTGTCTGGCGCGGCGATGTTCGCGGCGACCGCTATGAGCAAGTGAGCGCCATCTTTGAAAGCAGCGCGAAAGCCGCAGCACAGAACCTGACCGTTGGCCAGAAAGCGAACATCGAAATCGATGTTTTGCGCTTTCACTCTGTAACCGACAAAGCGCGCTACACTGTGGGTGGCAACCATTCGATCACTTTCATGCTGAGTGTCAAAGACCCTGAAACTGGTCTCGACTTGATGGCGCCGCGCAAGATTAAATCAGATTTGCACGCTTTTGGCGGACAAGAAGCCATTGCCGCGGACGCCCGTGGCGAGACACAAAAGAAGCGTGTCAGTGCGCATCTGGTAAACGTTATCCACAAAGAGTTGAGCGCATCTGTTGCGCCAGAAGCGATTGTGAGCCGCAATGCACAGGCCAGCCTTCCGTTTGCGCCCGTAGCTTCGCAAAACAGTCTTTACTAA
- a CDS encoding glutamine-synthetase adenylyltransferase, with product MEFAQKISRLPRAYDSDRGAEGRALFEGLSGDLAKLVEGAAGCSPYLLSLMMREAAWMAAAFDAPKAALDAEFARLREVGAPDLPSELRRAKKRVALLTGLADLGGVWSLEEVTGALTNFADLSVQLSLRATLGAEVRRGKLPGMSLDDLETLGGMFVLSMGKMGAYELNYSSDIDLICLFDEARFERDDFFEARKAFIKATRGMSAMLNDRTAEGYVFRTDLRLRPDPAVTPVCMAVEAAERYYESLGRTWERAAYIKARCGAGDQAAGEAFLETLRPFVWRKHLDFAAIEDAHNMRLRIREHKGLGGKIDLMGHNMKLGRGGIREIEFFTQTRQLISGGRDTDLRARGTVPALGVLAQKGWVPEDVAETLVNHYRAHREVEHRVQMIADQQTHLLPTTGEGMEQLAAFMGVERGAMEKELTERLEEVHALTEGFFAPDAVSPVPDMPELDGEVISRWPTYAALRSERGTQIFNRLKPDILSALAKSADPHGALLAFDGFLAGLPAGVQLFSLFEANPQLVNLIVDIASTAPALAHHLSRNAGVFDAVIGGDFFADWKGALALTAELGARLEEEGDYERKLDVARRWMKEWHFRVGVHFLRGLTGAEEAGAQYAELAEAVLRALWPEVVAQFSAKHGPPPGKGATVIGMGSLGAGRLTSASDLDIIVIYDPEDVEMSEGRRPLATRPYYARLTQALVTAVTAPMAEGRLYELDMRLRPSGNKGPVATSWPAFKAYQEGEAWLWEHLALVRARPICGLESLAQAFNAFRRQLLAEKGQDHRRTVTGVAEMRAKIAAAKAPSGPWDAKIGAGRLQDIELFSQMGALAGGVSNLRVQAGVKGLVSAGLIDRAQSEGLMRAYRLFWALNLTTRFLSDKPFDADVASEGATQLVLRETGAKDLASLQVELQSCAATAADVIVANLRGAGDEG from the coding sequence ATGGAATTTGCACAGAAAATCAGCCGCCTGCCAAGGGCTTATGACAGTGATCGCGGCGCTGAGGGGCGCGCGCTTTTTGAGGGTTTGAGCGGTGATCTTGCTAAGCTTGTTGAGGGCGCGGCAGGGTGTAGCCCTTATCTGCTCTCTTTGATGATGCGTGAGGCTGCTTGGATGGCGGCAGCTTTTGATGCGCCTAAGGCTGCGCTTGACGCCGAGTTTGCGCGGCTGCGCGAGGTCGGCGCTCCAGATTTACCAAGTGAATTGCGGCGCGCAAAGAAGCGCGTGGCTCTTTTGACAGGACTGGCTGATCTGGGCGGCGTTTGGTCGCTCGAAGAGGTCACTGGCGCCCTAACAAATTTTGCCGATCTCTCGGTACAGTTGAGTTTGCGCGCTACCTTGGGGGCTGAAGTGCGGCGCGGCAAGCTACCTGGCATGAGCCTAGACGATCTGGAGACTCTGGGCGGGATGTTTGTGCTCTCTATGGGGAAAATGGGGGCCTATGAGCTCAACTATTCCTCAGATATTGATTTGATCTGTCTCTTTGATGAGGCCCGCTTTGAGCGCGATGACTTCTTTGAGGCGCGTAAGGCTTTCATCAAGGCGACGCGCGGCATGAGTGCGATGCTAAATGACCGCACCGCCGAGGGTTATGTCTTTCGCACGGATCTGAGGCTACGCCCTGATCCTGCTGTGACACCTGTGTGTATGGCTGTCGAAGCTGCAGAGCGCTACTATGAGAGCCTCGGGCGTACATGGGAGCGCGCGGCCTATATCAAGGCCCGCTGCGGTGCGGGCGATCAGGCGGCAGGGGAGGCGTTTCTGGAAACGCTGCGTCCGTTTGTCTGGCGCAAGCACCTCGATTTTGCGGCGATTGAGGATGCTCATAATATGCGCCTGCGGATCCGAGAGCATAAGGGGCTTGGCGGCAAGATCGACTTGATGGGCCATAACATGAAGCTCGGACGTGGCGGTATACGCGAGATTGAGTTTTTCACCCAGACACGCCAGCTTATTTCGGGCGGACGCGACACCGATCTTCGCGCGCGTGGCACCGTGCCCGCGCTGGGCGTTTTGGCGCAAAAAGGCTGGGTTCCAGAGGATGTGGCTGAGACACTGGTGAACCACTACCGTGCGCATAGAGAAGTTGAGCACCGTGTGCAGATGATTGCGGATCAGCAGACACATTTGTTGCCGACAACCGGCGAGGGCATGGAGCAGCTTGCGGCCTTTATGGGCGTTGAGCGCGGCGCTATGGAAAAGGAGCTCACCGAGCGCTTGGAAGAGGTACATGCGCTGACCGAGGGCTTCTTTGCGCCTGATGCCGTGAGCCCAGTCCCTGATATGCCTGAACTGGATGGCGAAGTGATCAGCCGATGGCCGACCTATGCGGCGCTCAGATCAGAGCGGGGCACGCAGATATTTAACCGTCTGAAGCCTGATATCTTGAGCGCTTTGGCCAAGTCTGCCGATCCGCATGGCGCGCTCTTGGCATTTGACGGGTTTCTGGCAGGGTTGCCGGCTGGGGTGCAGCTCTTTTCGCTTTTTGAAGCCAATCCGCAGCTTGTGAATTTGATCGTGGACATTGCGAGCACAGCGCCTGCGTTGGCGCATCATTTGAGCCGCAATGCCGGGGTTTTTGATGCGGTGATTGGTGGGGATTTCTTCGCGGATTGGAAAGGTGCGCTTGCGCTCACTGCCGAGCTTGGCGCGCGTTTGGAAGAAGAGGGTGATTACGAGCGCAAACTAGATGTTGCACGACGCTGGATGAAGGAGTGGCACTTTCGGGTCGGGGTTCACTTCCTGCGTGGTCTTACGGGCGCAGAGGAAGCTGGCGCGCAATATGCCGAGCTTGCCGAGGCTGTGCTACGGGCGCTATGGCCAGAAGTCGTGGCGCAGTTTTCTGCAAAACATGGTCCTCCTCCTGGAAAAGGGGCAACCGTGATTGGAATGGGCTCGCTTGGCGCAGGACGCCTCACAAGTGCGTCGGACCTTGATATTATTGTGATTTACGATCCTGAGGATGTGGAAATGTCGGAGGGCCGCCGCCCTCTTGCGACACGGCCCTATTATGCGCGGCTCACGCAAGCCTTGGTGACTGCCGTGACAGCTCCGATGGCTGAGGGGCGGCTCTATGAGCTTGATATGCGCTTGCGCCCCTCGGGCAATAAAGGCCCCGTGGCGACAAGCTGGCCTGCGTTTAAGGCGTATCAAGAGGGTGAGGCGTGGCTTTGGGAACATCTTGCGCTGGTGCGGGCGCGCCCGATTTGTGGGCTGGAAAGCTTGGCACAGGCGTTTAACGCCTTTCGAAGGCAGCTTCTGGCAGAAAAGGGCCAAGACCATAGGCGTACTGTGACAGGCGTGGCCGAGATGCGCGCCAAGATTGCAGCAGCCAAAGCCCCGAGCGGGCCATGGGATGCAAAGATCGGTGCGGGGCGCTTGCAGGATATCGAGTTGTTTTCACAGATGGGCGCTCTTGCAGGTGGGGTGTCAAATCTACGGGTGCAGGCCGGCGTGAAGGGGCTTGTCAGCGCAGGGTTGATTGATAGGGCTCAAAGTGAGGGCTTGATGCGAGCCTATCGACTTTTTTGGGCGCTCAACCTGACCACACGGTTCTTGTCGGACAAACCGTTTGATGCCGATGTGGCGAGCGAGGGGGCGACCCAACTTGTGCTGCGCGAAACGGGTGCAAAAGACCTTGCCTCTTTGCAGGTGGAGCTGCAAAGCTGCGCTGCGACAGCTGCGGATGTGATCGTGGCCAATCTCAGGGGAGCAGGTGATGAAGGGTGA
- a CDS encoding YbaK/EbsC family protein → MSKSLKRVSAALAGETTEIRETGEAKTALQAAAELGVEVDQIAKSIIFQGQTTGQALLFITAGGNQVCENKAAALADEPLGRADAALVRAQTGFAIGGVSPLAHKTPIRSFFDPRLMDFPLIWAAAGTPHHVFSLTPARLLEKSAAQHADFTT, encoded by the coding sequence ATGTCAAAAAGTCTCAAGCGCGTGAGTGCTGCTCTTGCAGGTGAAACGACAGAAATCCGAGAAACGGGCGAGGCCAAAACCGCGCTGCAAGCCGCCGCAGAACTCGGCGTTGAAGTGGATCAGATCGCCAAGTCGATCATCTTTCAGGGTCAAACGACTGGACAAGCGCTTCTCTTCATTACAGCGGGCGGAAATCAAGTTTGCGAGAACAAGGCAGCCGCCCTTGCGGACGAGCCTCTTGGGCGTGCAGATGCGGCACTTGTTCGAGCGCAGACTGGCTTTGCCATCGGTGGGGTCTCCCCGCTCGCACACAAGACCCCGATCCGCAGCTTTTTTGATCCGCGCTTGATGGATTTCCCGCTCATTTGGGCCGCCGCGGGCACGCCACACCATGTATTCAGCCTCACACCTGCCCGACTTTTGGAAAAATCCGCGGCACAACACGCTGATTTTACGACTTAA
- a CDS encoding DUF2852 domain-containing protein: MTHAVPYSSPSQGWFARAEAWLDDKGKGAWIAAMVISFIAFWPIGLALLFYMITTKRLGSGSCRKRRAKQHARFTASRTSGNTAFDAYKEETLRRLEEEQHNFEAFLERLRDAKDKAEFDQFMDERAEAHDASEHEETEKA; the protein is encoded by the coding sequence ATGACACACGCCGTTCCCTATTCTTCCCCCTCCCAAGGATGGTTTGCCCGCGCCGAGGCTTGGCTTGATGACAAAGGTAAAGGGGCTTGGATCGCCGCTATGGTCATCAGCTTTATCGCATTTTGGCCGATCGGCCTTGCGCTCTTGTTTTACATGATCACAACCAAACGCCTTGGTTCTGGCTCCTGCCGTAAGCGCCGTGCCAAACAGCACGCACGCTTCACCGCTTCGCGCACCTCTGGCAACACAGCCTTTGACGCTTACAAAGAAGAAACACTGCGCCGCCTCGAAGAAGAGCAGCACAACTTTGAAGCCTTCCTTGAGCGCCTGCGTGATGCCAAGGACAAGGCTGAGTTTGACCAGTTCATGGATGAGCGCGCTGAGGCCCACGATGCTTCAGAGCATGAAGAAACAGAAAAAGCCTAA
- a CDS encoding RDD family protein, translating into MNTQSFDLPDPHYQPEFYADVPLKRLISWAIDTVLIVLLVVLILPFTAFTGLFFLPLLAFLVNFAYRVICLANGSATLGMRLTAIEFRTRRGAPFTASDALLHTLGYTLSWMFPIAQFVSVIFMASQERGQGLTDMALGSVALNRRAG; encoded by the coding sequence ATGAACACCCAAAGCTTTGATTTGCCTGACCCCCACTACCAGCCAGAGTTCTATGCTGATGTGCCGCTCAAGCGGCTGATATCATGGGCGATTGACACAGTTCTCATCGTGCTCCTGGTTGTTCTGATCCTACCGTTCACAGCCTTTACAGGGCTATTTTTTCTGCCCCTGCTCGCCTTTTTGGTCAACTTCGCCTACCGCGTAATCTGTCTTGCCAATGGCTCCGCCACACTCGGTATGCGCCTCACAGCCATTGAATTTCGCACACGTCGCGGCGCGCCCTTTACTGCCTCAGATGCCCTCCTGCACACTCTAGGTTACACATTGTCTTGGATGTTCCCCATCGCGCAGTTTGTCTCCGTTATTTTCATGGCTTCCCAAGAACGCGGCCAAGGCCTGACCGATATGGCCCTCGGCTCAGTCGCCCTCAACCGCCGCGCCGGCTGA
- a CDS encoding Do family serine endopeptidase codes for MMLGAALFLAQAIAAQARPESFADLAERVSPAVVNITTSTMVARGTGPGAIVPDGSPFEDFFKEFQDRNGQGNRPRRSSALGSGFVISEDGYIVTNNHVIEGADEVIIEFFEGGELEAKVIGTDPKTDIALLKVESDTPLAFVPFGNSDTARVGDWVLAVGNPLGQGFSVSAGIVSQRNRALQGAYDDYIQTDAAINRGNSGGPLFNMDGEVVGVNTAILSPNGGSIGIGFSMASNVVTRVVNQLRDFGETRRGWLGVRIQDVSDDVAEAIGLEKTAGALVTDVPDGPAKDAGMLSGDVIMSFDGVDVEDTRGLVRTVGNADVGKTVRVIVFREGKTQTLKITLGRREDAESNEAPMEEDTSEEGDVQEMEMLGLKLAPLNDDLREQLELGSDANGLVVTDVDEAAEAFEKGLRAGDVITEAGQQKIATAGELQAQVDAAKEAGRKSLLLLVRRAGEPRFVALTLD; via the coding sequence ATGATGCTGGGCGCGGCCCTCTTTCTGGCGCAGGCGATCGCAGCTCAGGCACGACCCGAGAGCTTTGCTGACCTTGCTGAACGAGTCAGCCCTGCAGTGGTAAACATCACCACCTCAACGATGGTGGCACGCGGCACTGGGCCAGGGGCGATTGTGCCGGATGGCAGCCCGTTTGAAGACTTCTTCAAGGAATTTCAGGACCGCAACGGACAGGGCAATCGCCCACGCCGCTCGTCGGCGCTTGGCTCGGGGTTTGTGATCTCGGAAGACGGCTACATTGTCACCAACAACCACGTCATTGAAGGCGCGGATGAAGTGATTATCGAGTTTTTTGAAGGCGGAGAACTGGAAGCCAAAGTGATCGGGACCGACCCGAAAACGGACATCGCGCTTCTGAAAGTCGAGAGTGATACGCCGCTGGCTTTTGTGCCCTTTGGCAACTCTGACACTGCGCGCGTCGGCGACTGGGTCTTGGCTGTGGGCAATCCTCTGGGGCAGGGCTTCTCTGTTTCTGCAGGGATCGTCAGTCAGCGCAATCGCGCGCTGCAAGGCGCATATGATGACTACATCCAGACCGACGCGGCCATCAACCGTGGTAACTCGGGTGGACCGCTCTTTAATATGGATGGTGAGGTTGTCGGTGTGAACACTGCGATCCTGAGCCCCAATGGCGGCTCTATCGGGATCGGCTTTTCTATGGCGTCAAACGTTGTGACGCGTGTCGTGAACCAGTTGCGCGACTTTGGCGAAACCCGTCGTGGCTGGCTTGGTGTGCGCATTCAGGATGTGTCTGATGATGTGGCCGAGGCGATTGGCCTTGAGAAGACTGCTGGTGCGCTTGTGACGGATGTTCCTGACGGGCCTGCGAAAGATGCGGGGATGCTTTCGGGTGATGTGATCATGAGTTTTGACGGCGTCGACGTAGAAGACACGCGCGGACTTGTGCGCACCGTGGGCAACGCGGATGTGGGCAAGACTGTGCGGGTGATCGTGTTCCGTGAGGGAAAGACCCAGACACTCAAGATCACGCTTGGCCGCCGAGAAGACGCGGAGAGCAATGAAGCTCCTATGGAAGAGGACACGAGTGAAGAAGGCGATGTTCAGGAGATGGAGATGCTTGGCCTCAAGCTGGCACCATTGAATGACGATTTGCGCGAGCAGCTTGAACTTGGGTCGGATGCAAATGGCTTGGTTGTCACCGATGTCGACGAAGCCGCCGAGGCCTTTGAAAAAGGGTTGCGTGCGGGTGATGTGATCACCGAGGCGGGCCAGCAGAAAATTGCCACGGCGGGCGAGCTTCAGGCGCAGGTCGATGCGGCTAAAGAGGCGGGGCGCAAGTCTCTTCTCTTACTCGTGCGCCGCGCGGGTGAGCCACGGTTTGTGGCGTTGACGCTCGACTAA
- a CDS encoding DUF2065 family protein, whose translation MAIWATALLALGLALLLEGLVYVLAPSLIEDMLRALRELPPEARRMIGALMMVLGLLLVWGAKALGA comes from the coding sequence ATGGCGATTTGGGCAACTGCCCTTCTGGCCCTCGGGCTGGCGCTACTTCTGGAGGGGCTGGTCTATGTGCTGGCCCCTTCGCTTATTGAGGATATGTTGCGCGCCCTTAGAGAGCTGCCGCCAGAGGCGCGGCGCATGATTGGCGCGCTAATGATGGTGCTCGGTTTGCTTTTGGTCTGGGGCGCAAAGGCGCTTGGCGCGTGA
- a CDS encoding protease modulator HflC produces the protein MRSTTYILPVIVLALAGLLSSIFIVDEREKALVLQFGRLVDIKDEPGLAFKIPLIQEVIRYDNRILSRDIPQLQVTPSDDRRLEVNAFARYRITDVEQFRQATGAGGDQAIEVAGRRLDSILRSETREVLGTVSSNDILSSDRAALMLRIRNGAIAEARSLGIEVIDVRLKRTDLPNANLAATFSRMQAEREREAADEIARGNEAAQRVRAQADRTRVEITSDANRQAEIIRGEADAQRNAIFAEAYGADQEFFEFYRSLNAYRGALTGNNTSMVMSPDSEFFNYLKNENGN, from the coding sequence ATGCGCTCGACAACATATATCCTGCCAGTGATTGTGCTGGCACTTGCGGGTCTGCTCTCGTCTATCTTCATTGTGGACGAGCGTGAAAAGGCTCTGGTGCTGCAGTTTGGGCGCCTTGTGGACATCAAAGACGAGCCGGGTCTGGCGTTTAAGATCCCGCTTATTCAAGAGGTGATCCGCTATGACAATCGTATCTTGAGCCGTGACATCCCCCAGCTTCAGGTGACACCGTCAGATGACCGCCGCCTCGAAGTGAACGCCTTTGCGCGCTACCGCATTACCGATGTGGAACAGTTCCGTCAGGCGACAGGTGCGGGCGGCGATCAGGCCATCGAAGTGGCGGGACGCCGACTTGACTCAATCCTGCGTTCGGAAACGCGCGAAGTCTTGGGTACGGTTTCGTCCAACGACATCTTGAGCTCTGACCGTGCTGCGCTGATGCTGCGCATTCGCAACGGCGCGATTGCCGAAGCGCGGTCGTTGGGAATTGAAGTGATCGACGTTCGCCTCAAGCGCACTGACCTGCCCAACGCCAACCTCGCGGCGACATTTTCGCGGATGCAAGCCGAGCGGGAACGCGAAGCGGCAGACGAGATCGCCCGTGGTAACGAAGCGGCGCAGCGCGTACGTGCGCAAGCAGACAGAACCCGTGTTGAAATCACCTCTGATGCCAATCGCCAAGCCGAGATCATCCGAGGCGAGGCCGATGCGCAACGCAACGCGATCTTTGCCGAGGCCTATGGCGCAGATCAGGAGTTCTTCGAGTTTTACCGCTCGCTCAACGCCTATCGCGGCGCCCTTACGGGCAACAACACAAGCATGGTCATGTCGCCTGACTCAGAGTTCTTCAACTATCTGAAGAACGAAAACGGCAACTGA
- the hflK gene encoding FtsH protease activity modulator HflK, with protein sequence MAGNSGGPWGGGGNDNGDNGRDQRPNGGRRPPSEEPSPIPEIDELMKKGQEQLRVLMGGRGGGNGANRGGQGGSGGPALNRGTIGLGLLVAFALWLFQSFYTVKPEEQSVELFLGECNSPCVGGPGLNFAPWPVVTAEVMPVTRENTEDIGGGTGADAGLMLTGDENIVDIDFQVVWNINNAEEFLFNLREPQATIRAVSESAMREIIAQSELAPILNRDRGPIADRLKDLIQTTLDSYSSGVNIVRVNFDKADPPEEVKQAFFAVQSAEQDRDRLEKQADAYANTVLAAARGESAQVLEEAEAYRAQVVNEAQGEASRFTAVLSEYSKAPEVTRKRLYLETMEEVLGNVDKIILDGNASGQGGVVPYLPLNELRRNTTTPTGGSN encoded by the coding sequence ATGGCGGGTAATTCTGGCGGCCCTTGGGGCGGCGGCGGAAACGATAACGGGGATAACGGGCGCGACCAGCGGCCAAACGGTGGGCGCAGGCCTCCGAGCGAAGAGCCTTCGCCAATTCCTGAAATCGATGAATTGATGAAAAAAGGCCAAGAGCAGCTGCGCGTCCTGATGGGCGGTCGTGGTGGCGGAAATGGCGCGAACCGTGGTGGCCAAGGCGGCAGCGGTGGACCCGCGCTGAACCGTGGCACAATTGGCCTTGGCCTGTTGGTGGCGTTCGCGCTTTGGCTCTTTCAGAGCTTTTACACCGTGAAGCCAGAAGAACAGTCTGTTGAGCTTTTCCTTGGTGAATGTAACAGCCCATGCGTTGGCGGACCGGGCCTTAACTTTGCGCCATGGCCTGTTGTGACTGCTGAAGTCATGCCAGTCACTCGTGAAAACACCGAAGATATCGGTGGCGGTACGGGTGCGGATGCAGGCCTGATGCTGACGGGTGACGAGAACATCGTCGACATCGACTTCCAAGTGGTTTGGAACATCAACAACGCCGAGGAATTCCTCTTTAACCTGCGTGAGCCACAGGCCACCATTCGCGCCGTTTCGGAATCTGCGATGCGCGAGATTATTGCGCAAAGCGAGCTGGCCCCGATCCTCAACCGTGACCGTGGTCCTATTGCCGACCGTTTGAAAGATCTGATCCAGACCACGCTCGACAGCTATAGCAGTGGCGTGAACATTGTGCGTGTGAACTTTGACAAGGCGGATCCGCCCGAAGAAGTGAAGCAGGCGTTCTTTGCCGTGCAATCGGCCGAGCAAGACCGCGACCGACTTGAAAAGCAGGCTGATGCCTATGCCAACACTGTCCTTGCGGCGGCGCGTGGTGAATCTGCTCAGGTGCTTGAAGAAGCGGAAGCCTACCGTGCCCAAGTTGTTAACGAAGCACAGGGTGAAGCCAGCCGCTTTACTGCTGTTTTGAGCGAGTATTCCAAAGCGCCAGAAGTGACACGTAAGCGTCTCTATCTGGAGACGATGGAAGAAGTGCTTGGTAACGTTGATAAAATCATCCTCGATGGCAATGCCAGCGGCCAAGGGGGCGTTGTGCCTTATCTGCCGCTCAACGAGCTGCGCCGGAACACAACCACGCCAACAGGAGGGAGCAACTGA
- the gor gene encoding glutathione-disulfide reductase, producing MSFDYDLFVIGGGSGGVRAARVAAQGGAKVALAEEDRYGGTCVIRGCVPKKLMVFASEFPGAISDAQAYGWDVSLGAFDWGVFKTKLHAELDRLENVYRGILKNNGVESFDARAKVVGAHEVELSDGTRKSAKHILLAMGGRPVKPEMKGAEHAITSNEIFHLERLPKNMLILGGGYIACEFAGIMNGLGVDVTQYYRGAQILRGFDDEARGLVSEEMIENGVKLHLGTNILEMQKVDGGIRVISTNGHDEVFEQVMFATGRAPNTQDMGLEAVGVELGRNGKVLVDDYSQTKVPSIYAVGDVTDRVNLTPVAIREGMAFVETVFNGNPTQPDHELIPTAIFTQPEMGTVGLSEEEAREQEAIEVYCASFKPMQQSFAGRSNRVLMKLIVSQASRKVLGCHIVAPGAGEMIQLAGIAVKMGATKEDFDRTVAVHPTMSEELVTMKEPVRRA from the coding sequence ATGAGCTTTGATTATGATCTTTTCGTCATTGGCGGCGGTTCGGGGGGCGTACGCGCCGCGCGGGTGGCGGCACAGGGCGGAGCGAAAGTGGCTTTGGCCGAAGAAGACCGTTATGGCGGAACCTGTGTGATCCGTGGCTGTGTGCCCAAGAAACTTATGGTCTTTGCCAGCGAGTTTCCCGGCGCGATTTCGGATGCGCAGGCTTACGGTTGGGATGTGAGCCTCGGGGCGTTTGACTGGGGCGTATTCAAGACGAAGCTTCACGCTGAGCTTGACCGCTTGGAAAATGTCTATCGCGGCATTCTCAAAAACAACGGTGTTGAAAGCTTTGATGCGCGGGCCAAAGTGGTTGGTGCGCATGAGGTTGAGTTGTCTGACGGGACACGCAAGAGTGCCAAGCACATTCTGCTCGCCATGGGGGGACGACCTGTGAAGCCTGAGATGAAGGGTGCAGAGCACGCCATCACCTCAAACGAGATTTTCCACCTCGAGCGCTTGCCCAAGAATATGCTGATCCTGGGTGGCGGCTATATTGCCTGCGAGTTTGCTGGCATCATGAACGGTCTTGGGGTTGATGTGACACAGTATTACCGCGGCGCGCAAATTCTGCGTGGCTTTGACGACGAAGCCCGTGGCCTTGTTTCTGAAGAGATGATCGAGAACGGTGTGAAGCTGCATTTGGGAACAAACATTCTTGAAATGCAAAAAGTGGATGGCGGTATCCGCGTGATCTCAACGAATGGACACGACGAAGTCTTTGAACAGGTTATGTTTGCCACGGGCCGTGCGCCAAACACCCAAGACATGGGCCTTGAGGCCGTCGGTGTGGAGCTGGGCCGCAATGGCAAAGTTTTGGTGGATGACTACAGCCAGACCAAAGTCCCGAGCATTTATGCCGTAGGCGATGTGACGGACCGTGTGAACCTGACGCCTGTGGCGATCCGTGAGGGTATGGCCTTTGTGGAGACGGTGTTTAACGGCAATCCGACACAGCCTGACCACGAGCTTATCCCCACTGCGATTTTCACTCAGCCCGAGATGGGGACAGTGGGCTTGAGCGAGGAAGAGGCGCGTGAGCAGGAGGCGATTGAAGTCTATTGCGCGTCCTTCAAGCCGATGCAGCAGAGCTTTGCGGGGCGCTCAAACCGTGTCTTGATGAAGCTGATTGTGTCTCAAGCGAGCCGCAAGGTTTTGGGCTGTCATATTGTCGCGCCGGGCGCAGGCGAGATGATCCAGCTGGCAGGGATTGCCGTAAAGATGGGAGCAACAAAGGAAGACTTTGACCGCACTGTTGCGGTGCACCCGACGATGAGCGAAGAGCTTGTAACGATGAAAGAGCCTGTGAGGCGCGCTTAA
- the rpiA gene encoding ribose-5-phosphate isomerase RpiA produces MSGELSPIDKAKFVAAKRAAEFVEDGMRVGLGTGSTAAWLVRCLGEMVREDGLKIRGVPTSTRTAELARDVGIDVISLDEAKWLDLTIDGADEFDGELSLIKGGGGALLQEKIVATASDQMIVIADIGKEVERLGAFPLPLEVIPFGWQTTKALIEETLVSMDVLGRNTTLRMNGDVPYFTDEGNHILDLHLNRIGNARQLSLVMNQIPGVVENGLFLDVCDKVVVGYGDGRVEIRDINAGTVEIDRLDFLEDDNLFTDLMD; encoded by the coding sequence ATGAGCGGAGAACTTTCACCGATTGATAAGGCCAAATTCGTCGCGGCCAAGCGTGCGGCGGAATTTGTCGAAGACGGGATGCGCGTCGGGCTGGGTACGGGAAGCACGGCGGCTTGGCTTGTGCGCTGTCTCGGTGAGATGGTGCGCGAAGACGGCCTCAAGATACGCGGTGTGCCGACGAGCACGCGCACAGCAGAGCTTGCGCGCGATGTGGGTATCGATGTGATCAGCCTTGATGAGGCGAAGTGGCTTGACCTCACGATTGACGGTGCGGACGAGTTTGATGGCGAGTTGAGCCTCATCAAAGGCGGCGGCGGTGCTTTGCTTCAGGAAAAGATCGTGGCGACGGCCAGTGACCAGATGATTGTGATTGCGGATATTGGTAAAGAAGTAGAGCGGCTCGGGGCCTTTCCGCTGCCGCTTGAGGTGATCCCGTTTGGCTGGCAGACCACCAAAGCGCTCATCGAGGAGACGCTTGTAAGCATGGATGTCCTTGGGCGCAACACCACACTCAGAATGAATGGCGATGTGCCCTACTTTACGGATGAGGGAAACCACATCCTAGATTTGCACCTCAACCGTATTGGCAATGCACGCCAGCTCAGCCTTGTGATGAACCAGATTCCGGGAGTGGTCGAGAATGGGCTGTTTCTTGATGTCTGTGACAAGGTTGTTGTTGGGTATGGCGACGGCAGGGTCGAAATCCGCGATATCAATGCGGGGACTGTCGAGATTGACCGTCTCGACTTTTTGGAAGACGACAATTTATTTACCGATTTGATGGACTGA